In Carya illinoinensis cultivar Pawnee chromosome 16, C.illinoinensisPawnee_v1, whole genome shotgun sequence, a single window of DNA contains:
- the LOC122298595 gene encoding uncharacterized protein LOC122298595 yields the protein MAANHENCILFYGGSNVDWVSRFTATANRVAQHRVLQQHALNISVTVLAVGPDNIGVVRQQLPTRYADGRLVDANDICQSLLNNQSGSWVVLRQGNVILLSDDGGIMLQVMENFDQQERWMRDLRRQGGFGGSFMNFHRRLN from the exons ATGGCTGCAAATCATGAG AATTGCATTTTGTTCTACGGAGGCTCCAACGTCGACTGGGTGAGCAGATTTACTGCGACAGCAAATAGGGTGGCTCAACATCGGGTCCTTCAACAACATGCGCTCAACATTTCCGTAACTGTTCTTGCGGTTGGACCAGACAACATAGGAGTGGTTCGACAGCAATTACCGACAAGGTACGCAGATGGGAGGCTAGTAGATGCTAACGACATATGCCAAAGTTTGTTAAATAATCAGAGCGGATCATGGGTTGTGCTGAGACAGGGAAATGTCATATTGCTCTCTGATGATGGGGGAATAATGCTGCAAGTCATGGAGAATTTTGATCAGCAGGAGCGCTGGATGCGTGACCTACGACGGCAAGGCGGCTTCGGAGGTAGTTTCATGAATTTCCATCGACGCCTTAATTAG